ACGCCGCCAGATCCTTCCGCGCGTCATGGGCGTAAGCCGCCTCGGGTAGCGGCTCTTTCGATTAGCCCTTGGCGAGCTGCTGCTCGACCAGCGTCGCCCAGTAGGAGGCGCCGATGGGGAGCAGGGAGTCGTTGAAATCATAAGCCGGGTGGTGGACCATCGGCTCGTTCTCGCGCCCGCGGCCGCCGCCGAGCATGATGTAACAGCCGGATTTCTCATTGAGCATGAAGGAAAAATCCTCGCTGCCCATGGTCGGCTGGTCCATGTGGCGGACGGCGTTCGCGCCCGCCACCGCTTCGGCGGCGCGGCGGGCCAGCGTCGTCGCCTCCGCGTCGTTCACCGTCGCCGGGTAGGTGCGGCGGAATTCGACTTCGACGCTGGCGCCGAAGCTTTCCGCGATGCCGCGCACCAGCCGCAGCACCCCGTGTTCGAGCTGGTCGCCCACTTTCGGCTGGAACCAGCGCGCCGTGCCCTTCATCCGCGCCTGCTGTGGGATGACGTTGTAGGTGTCACCGGCGACGATCTGCCCGATCGTCAACACCGCTGGGAGGTTGGGATCGACGCGGCGGGCGACGATGGTTTGCAGCGCCGTCACGATCTGGCTTGCGATCACGATCGGATCGTTGCCGTTATGCGGCTGCGCGCCATGGGCGCCGCGGCCGGTGATGCAGATGTCGATCTGCGCCGCTGCCGCCATCACCGGGCCTTCGCGCCAGGCGAAGACACCTTCCGGAATCCCCGGCCAGTTATGCATGCCGTAGACGCGCTCCATCTCATAGCGCGAGAAAAGCCCTTCTTTCACCATTTCCCGCCCGCCGCCGAGCCCTTCCTCGGCGGGCTGGAAGATGAGATAGACGGTGCCATCGAAATTCCGGGTCTCGGCGAGGTAGCGGGCGGCGCCGAGCAGCATCGTCGTGTGCCCGTCATGGCCGCAAGCATGCATTTTGCCCGGCGTTTTCGAGGCGTAAGGAAGGCCGGTTTCCTCGAGAATGGGCAGCGCGTCCATATCGGCGCGGAGCCCAATGGCGCGGCCCTGGCCGCCATGTTTGCCATGAATGACGCCGATCACCCCGGTTTTGGCGATGCCCGTCACCACCTCGTCCACCCCGAATTCGCGCAGCTTCTCGGCGACGATTTTGCTGGTGCGGACTTCTTCGAAGCCGAGTTCGGGGTGCTCGTGAAAATCACGGCGCCAAGCGGTGAGGTCGTCGGCATAGGCGGCGATTCGGTTGATGATCGGCATGA
This portion of the Acidibrevibacterium fodinaquatile genome encodes:
- a CDS encoding M20 aminoacylase family protein, which translates into the protein MPIINRIAAYADDLTAWRRDFHEHPELGFEEVRTSKIVAEKLREFGVDEVVTGIAKTGVIGVIHGKHGGQGRAIGLRADMDALPILEETGLPYASKTPGKMHACGHDGHTTMLLGAARYLAETRNFDGTVYLIFQPAEEGLGGGREMVKEGLFSRYEMERVYGMHNWPGIPEGVFAWREGPVMAAAAQIDICITGRGAHGAQPHNGNDPIVIASQIVTALQTIVARRVDPNLPAVLTIGQIVAGDTYNVIPQQARMKGTARWFQPKVGDQLEHGVLRLVRGIAESFGASVEVEFRRTYPATVNDAEATTLARRAAEAVAGANAVRHMDQPTMGSEDFSFMLNEKSGCYIMLGGGRGRENEPMVHHPAYDFNDSLLPIGASYWATLVEQQLAKG